AAGACCGTAACAGGTCATGGACAGTGAACCCATCGAATAGCCGCGCACCAGCGGATCAAGGGTTTCGTTGCGGGCAGCCGCCATTCCGGCAAGATAAAGCAGCGGAACGAAATGGTCGGGCGTGGGAACCGCCGCGGCATAATCGGGATGCTCCACAAGGCGCAGCAGATCGCCCGGGTTTTTTGCCAGTTGGTTAACCGCTGCTTCGTCGAAACGCTCTGCCCAGTCGAACGCAAAATCGGGCTGGTTCCAGCGCACGGCTCGGAGGTTGTGAACGACATTTCCGCTAGCGACCACCAGGACGCCGCGGTCCTGCAAGGCTGCCAGTCTTGCGCCAAGGTCGAGATGATAGCTCAGCGGCTTGAGCGCGTTGATCGAGAGCTGCACCACCGGGATGTCGGCCTCAGGGTAGAGGTGGGCGAGCACCGACCACGTTCCGTGATCGAGACCCCACTGATCCTGGTCGAGACCCACCCACTCGGGCTTCACCAGCTCAACGATCTCTTTCGCGAGGTCCGGATCGCCCTTGGCCGGATATTCAAAGTCGAACAGCTCCTGTGGGAAACCGTGGAAATCGTGGATTGTGCGAGGGCGTGCCATGGCCGTCACCGCAGTGGCACCGAAATACCAATGTGCAGAAACCACGAGGATCGCCTTGGGGCGGGGCAACTCAGGCCCGAATGCCCGCCAGGCCGAGGTGTAGCCATTGCTCTCGAGCGTATTCATCGGGCTTCCGTGGCCGATAAAGAGTGCGGGCATCCGATCCATAAGAAGACTCCTAGTGGTTCACCTTGCTGCGCGAACGCTTGCGAAGGATACTTCACGCGCCAGTGGCAGGCTCAACAAGTTTAAATTCGGCTTCCACCGCCGATCCGGTTTGGTTTCTGTTCCTTCGAGCGATAATATCGTCATCTGATGCTAAAGCATCTCGAGTGGGCGACGGCCCGCTGGCCGGGGAAATGCCGCGTCGAGTGTCGCAAGCTGAGCGTCGGAAAGAACGATATCGGCGGCCGCGCGGTTCTCCCGCACATGTGCGACTGAACTCGCTTTCGGGATGGCGATGAGACCATCTTGCCGCAACGTCCACGAAAGTGCGACCTGCACGGGGGTTGCGCCAACCTCGGCTGCAATTTTGTCGAGAGCGGGGTGGGTAGAAAGTCGTCCCTGCTCGACTGGACTATACGCCATAACCGGTATGTTATGCTCGGCGAGCCACGGCAGCAGGT
This genomic window from Qipengyuania sp. HL-TH1 contains:
- the ygiD gene encoding 4,5-DOPA dioxygenase extradiol gives rise to the protein MDRMPALFIGHGSPMNTLESNGYTSAWRAFGPELPRPKAILVVSAHWYFGATAVTAMARPRTIHDFHGFPQELFDFEYPAKGDPDLAKEIVELVKPEWVGLDQDQWGLDHGTWSVLAHLYPEADIPVVQLSINALKPLSYHLDLGARLAALQDRGVLVVASGNVVHNLRAVRWNQPDFAFDWAERFDEAAVNQLAKNPGDLLRLVEHPDYAAAVPTPDHFVPLLYLAGMAAARNETLDPLVRGYSMGSLSMTCYGLGAEGLACSEKTGAANLPSDVPADQTNT